Proteins encoded by one window of Streptomyces uncialis:
- a CDS encoding Trm112 family protein has product MSPDDPLLDLLVCPLDKGALRLVGPEGGAPGTALYNPRLRRLYPVVDGVPQLLPASGTAVTDAEHERFTAGAPADG; this is encoded by the coding sequence ATGAGTCCTGACGATCCGCTGCTCGACCTTCTCGTGTGCCCGCTGGACAAGGGCGCGCTGCGTCTGGTCGGTCCCGAGGGGGGCGCCCCCGGGACGGCCCTGTACAACCCGCGGCTGCGGCGGCTGTACCCGGTGGTGGACGGGGTGCCGCAGTTGCTGCCCGCATCGGGGACGGCGGTGACGGACGCGGAGCACGAGCGGTTCACGGCCGGGGCCCCGGCGGACGGCTGA
- a CDS encoding class I SAM-dependent methyltransferase, producing the protein MTRTTRDGTGTGDRAADDGRGGDGSAPRGLRDFYEDPGVPVASGDARSLRQARMLAAALGPAAGRPAVVLDVGCGDGTAARTAAPLLAGHRVIGVDWSQDALRRARAHLTDVVRGELTDGGLPLRSGSADAVLFSEVIEHLVDPDSALDELRRVLRPGGHLMLSTPNLAAWYNRALLLAGVQPVFSEVSLRGIHGRPGREVVGHLRLYTARALREFVAASGFEVVRLAGAPFHGVPRPLRGLDRLACAAPSLSSILLLHARRT; encoded by the coding sequence ATGACACGGACCACGCGGGACGGCACGGGGACCGGTGACCGGGCGGCGGACGACGGACGGGGCGGGGACGGCAGCGCGCCGCGCGGACTGCGGGACTTCTACGAGGACCCGGGGGTGCCCGTCGCGTCGGGGGACGCCCGCAGTCTGCGGCAGGCGCGGATGCTGGCCGCCGCCCTCGGCCCCGCCGCCGGACGCCCGGCCGTGGTCCTGGACGTGGGCTGCGGCGACGGCACCGCGGCGCGGACCGCGGCGCCGCTGCTGGCCGGGCACCGGGTCATCGGCGTCGACTGGTCGCAGGACGCGCTGCGCCGGGCCCGCGCCCACCTCACGGACGTCGTACGCGGCGAACTCACCGACGGGGGGCTGCCGCTGCGCTCCGGCTCGGCGGACGCCGTGCTGTTCAGCGAGGTCATCGAGCACCTCGTCGACCCCGACAGCGCCCTGGACGAGCTGCGCCGGGTGCTGCGGCCCGGCGGGCATCTGATGCTGTCCACCCCGAACCTGGCCGCCTGGTACAACCGGGCGCTGCTCCTCGCGGGGGTGCAGCCCGTGTTCTCCGAGGTCAGCCTGCGGGGCATCCATGGGCGGCCCGGCCGGGAGGTCGTCGGTCATCTGCGGCTCTACACGGCACGCGCGCTGCGGGAGTTCGTCGCGGCGTCCGGTTTCGAGGTGGTCCGGCTCGCGGGCGCCCCGTTCCACGGGGTGCCGCGTCCGCTGCGCGGCCTGGACCGGCTGGCCTGCGCGGCGCCGTCCCTCTCCTCGATCCTGCTGCTGCACGCGCGAAGGACGTAG
- a CDS encoding condensation protein, which yields MTAVDGPARPAAPAGPVRVPFPVVDEVSRHCVHKTEPDTVHIEVRLPGRPDPERLRRAFGEALRRHPRALMREAPGPWYRRRYNWELTDGPDTEVVTFPAPGPGALERARARALATAPPLSASPPIRLEAVEDPARPGGTVLFLTLNHTALDGPAGIRVLATAAGLYGGAGDDASSPPVPARHAPGPGPADPAPGPSPWARPARLAPGTPARPAGASGPGNGMLVLDLDVPRRPPGAPYTVNDQLMVATALTVAHWNRTRGERPRPVRITMPVDDRPRGPGMPIGNGTRLVEVPFTAAELRPAAWGGDEWHPAAVRGLLTRTADRTRALKAAERPQLGRGATLLTAPVLPVLWRAAVTRLLRRALTPWMSTTLVSNIGRVPYPLDFGDAGRSDALWISAPARMPRGFTVTVASTAGRLHVVLRWSTALLGDADGARLRELFERYLDLTRPPVAGDGAREGTR from the coding sequence GTGACCGCTGTGGACGGCCCGGCCCGGCCCGCCGCACCGGCGGGCCCGGTCCGGGTGCCCTTCCCCGTCGTCGACGAGGTGTCGCGGCACTGCGTCCACAAGACGGAGCCGGACACCGTCCATATCGAGGTGCGGCTGCCGGGGCGGCCCGACCCGGAACGGCTGCGGCGGGCGTTCGGCGAGGCCCTGCGGCGCCACCCGCGCGCCTTGATGCGGGAGGCGCCGGGCCCCTGGTACCGGCGGCGCTACAACTGGGAGCTGACGGACGGTCCCGACACGGAGGTGGTGACGTTCCCCGCGCCGGGACCCGGCGCGCTGGAGCGGGCGAGGGCCCGTGCCCTCGCGACGGCACCCCCGCTGTCGGCGTCCCCGCCGATCCGGCTGGAGGCGGTCGAGGACCCCGCGCGGCCCGGCGGGACGGTGCTCTTCCTGACGCTCAACCACACCGCGCTGGACGGTCCGGCCGGTATCCGTGTCCTCGCGACCGCCGCCGGGCTGTACGGCGGCGCCGGTGACGACGCGTCGTCCCCGCCCGTCCCGGCCCGGCACGCCCCCGGGCCGGGCCCGGCCGACCCGGCGCCGGGCCCCTCCCCCTGGGCGCGGCCCGCCCGGCTGGCCCCCGGCACCCCGGCCCGGCCCGCCGGGGCGTCCGGCCCCGGCAACGGGATGCTCGTCCTCGACCTCGATGTCCCGCGCCGCCCGCCCGGCGCCCCGTACACCGTGAACGACCAGCTGATGGTGGCCACCGCGCTCACCGTGGCGCACTGGAACCGGACGCGGGGGGAACGGCCGCGCCCGGTGCGGATCACCATGCCGGTGGACGACCGGCCGCGCGGGCCCGGGATGCCGATCGGGAACGGCACCCGGCTGGTCGAGGTGCCGTTCACCGCCGCGGAACTGCGGCCCGCCGCCTGGGGCGGCGACGAGTGGCACCCGGCGGCGGTGCGCGGACTGCTGACGCGGACCGCGGACCGTACCCGCGCGCTGAAGGCGGCGGAGCGGCCGCAACTCGGGCGCGGGGCGACGCTGCTGACCGCGCCGGTGCTCCCGGTGCTCTGGCGGGCGGCCGTCACCCGGCTGCTGCGCCGCGCGCTGACGCCCTGGATGTCCACCACCCTGGTGAGCAACATCGGACGGGTGCCCTACCCGCTGGACTTCGGTGACGCCGGCCGGTCCGACGCGCTGTGGATCTCCGCGCCCGCGCGGATGCCCCGGGGGTTCACGGTGACCGTCGCCTCCACCGCCGGACGGCTGCATGTGGTGCTGCGCTGGTCGACGGCGCTGCTCGGGGACGCGGACGGCGCGCGGCTGCGGGAACTGTTCGAGCGGTATCTGGACCTGACCCGGCCCCCGGTGGCCGGGGACGGGGCGCGGGAGGGGACCCGATGA